CGGCGACAACGTGCGATACATTCGTCGAATCCGTTCGATCACTGTTGCATCCTGCATCCACCCAATATCGGAACAACGCGATCGAACCTATCAACAATTGTTCAGGTTATTCTTTTGCGGGCCCTTATTGAGATGGCAGCGCAGACATGCCGACTCATCGCCGGACTCATGATTGGGGCGATGGAGGTGGCGGCCAGCGGTGCATTGGCCGTGCAGCCGGACGACATTGAGTTCAACCGGCGGTGGGCTGAACGGGCCTTCTCGGAGGCCTCCGCCTCTCCTGGTGAAGTGGACCGGCTGATTCTGGTGAGCGAAGGGTATCCCGGCGACACCAAAGTCGGGCGATGTGCCGCCGGCGGGCCGCTCCGCCTGGGCACCAAGACGTACGCACGGGGCATTGGTGTGAATTCACACAGCGTCTTGCGTATATCGCTCGCGAAGCCGGCGGCACGGTTACTGGCGGATATCGGCCTGGACCGCAACGTGGACAACACCATCGCCTCGGTGGCATTTCACGTGCAAGTCGGCGGCCGGGACGTTTTCGCGACCCCGGTTATCCAGCCGAAGGACGGCGTACGGTCAATCGACGTGCCGCTGAACGGCGCAAAGACGTGTGATCTGATCGTGGATGAAGGGGGCGACGGCCGTGGCTGGGACCAGGGCGACTGGGCTGAGGCCCGCGTGGTCCTCGAGGATGGTTCGCAACTCTGGCTGGACGACCTGGCCGTACGACGCCCGGTCGGAATCGACTTGCCGTTCTCATTCGTCTACGGCGGTGAGCCCTCGCCGAAGCTCGTGCCCACCTGGCGCCGGACCTTGAAGGAAGAGAAGACAACCGATGCCAGGATTTGCCGTACCTTGACGCTGACTGATCCGAAAACCGCGCTGCAGGTACGTGCGGTCTGCACGGTCTACACCAACGCGCCGGGCGTGGATTGGACGCTGCACTTCACGAACACCGGCACGCAGGACACGCCGATCCTGGAACAGGTGAAAGCGGTTGACGTGCAAGTGACAGGGGGTTTGGGACGCGGTGCAGTGCTGCACAGGCTCAAGGGCAGCACCTGCGCAGCTGACGACTGGCAGCCGTTCGACGAGGACCTCTTGCCTGGCAGGCGGATTGAATTCGGCGCGGTGAATGGTCGTTCGTCGGCAGATTGCCCATTCTTCAACCTCGACTGGGGCAGTGGTGGCGTCGTGACGGCCGTGGGCTGGTCAGGTCAGTGGCGCGGCTGTGTGGACCAGATCCAGGCAGGCGATCTACGTGTCCAAGCGGGCATGCAGAACCTGCGGCTCAAACTCCGGCCAGGCGAGAGCATTCGCGGCCCGCGGATCCTGCAGCTCTACTGGTCGGGGAACGACCCGTCTCCTGCGTACAACCTTTTCCGGCGGACTATGCTGAGCCACGTTGTGCCAAAGATCGACGGAAAGCCGGTCATGCCGCCGATCGCGCACCTGAGTACCGCGTTCTACGAGATGAATGGCAGCACCGAGGCAAACGTCCTGTCGCATCTGGAGGCCATTCAGGGGCTCGGGTTTGAGATGTTGTGGCTGGATGCGTACTGGAC
The sequence above is a segment of the Phycisphaerae bacterium genome. Coding sequences within it:
- a CDS encoding alpha-galactosidase; this encodes MAAQTCRLIAGLMIGAMEVAASGALAVQPDDIEFNRRWAERAFSEASASPGEVDRLILVSEGYPGDTKVGRCAAGGPLRLGTKTYARGIGVNSHSVLRISLAKPAARLLADIGLDRNVDNTIASVAFHVQVGGRDVFATPVIQPKDGVRSIDVPLNGAKTCDLIVDEGGDGRGWDQGDWAEARVVLEDGSQLWLDDLAVRRPVGIDLPFSFVYGGEPSPKLVPTWRRTLKEEKTTDARICRTLTLTDPKTALQVRAVCTVYTNAPGVDWTLHFTNTGTQDTPILEQVKAVDVQVTGGLGRGAVLHRLKGSTCAADDWQPFDEDLLPGRRIEFGAVNGRSSADCPFFNLDWGSGGVVTAVGWSGQWRGCVDQIQAGDLRVQAGMQNLRLKLRPGESIRGPRILQLYWSGNDPSPAYNLFRRTMLSHVVPKIDGKPVMPPIAHLSTAFYEMNGSTEANVLSHLEAIQGLGFEMLWLDAYWTRDGFPAGMGHYGFPLQRAEPPDRFPHGLRPVGDRAHQASMGFLMWFEPERVARGTALAREHPEWVISPGGDGSGLYNLGIPEAREYMTRYLQTAIGEYGIDCLRIDYNIDPLAFWEFLDRNDPERVGMGEIRYVEGLYALWDNILKTYPRLLIDNCASGGRRIDLETCSRSIPLWRSDNTCDMLDGKPDVVLQAAIKNQVMSAGLNRYVPFSTVGQMGATPYLFRSGFNAGIAFAEDCRPAGYPRELLKQGIAEGKRIRKYYAGNFYPLSEVTTKTTDWCVLQYHRPVEQDGMIVAFRRHRSPYASYVCDLHEIDPAGEYEATQARTYETSPPARTAGSALQRFKVETDEHPGSVLIEYRRVK